Genomic segment of Aquarana catesbeiana isolate 2022-GZ linkage group LG02, ASM4218655v1, whole genome shotgun sequence:
attaaaaaaacattgaactaaaggctgtaatgtaacaaaacaggtaaaaagccaaggggggtgaatacttttgcaaggcactgtataatcttGCTGATTGTTTGGCTATGTGATATTCTATGTTTCCTCGACTTAACACTTCTACTCTAGGCTAAACTATattattatttgcatttttttttcctgaaatgatTACAGGTATTAAATTAAGTTGCAGACATCCACAAACAGGTGGCCTAGAGCATGgccaaaaaagaagaatgggggggACATCCATTCATTTCACTAGAAAGAGGTGGTCTTGAGGGTAACCTGTTGTAtgctaaggagagagagagagagaggcttatgccgcgtacacacgagcggacttttcgaccggactagtccgatggaccgagtccgacagacaattcgaccgtgtgtggtcttcatcagacctgcagcagactttttcggtcgaaaatctgacagactttgaTTTGGAACATgtctcaaatctttacgtcggaactccgccagacccagttcctatcgaaacgtccgctcgtctgtatgctagtccgacggatgaaaaccgacgctagggcagctattggctactggctataaacttccttattttagtccggtcgtacgtcatcacgcacaaatccatcggactttggtgttatcgcgtgtgggcaagtctgttccttgagaaagtgcgttggaagtccgccgaaagtccatcgaaaagaccGCTcttttgtgtgtacgcggcaacaCAGGACTTAGATATGAGGTAAACTGAAAAGAGTGCTTTATTTAGATTACAATGTTTAGACTAGAGGTAGCTCACCTTCGTCAGGGCCTTCATCAGTCACATATAAACCTCTAAAGTACAAAATTAGTGCTAGAATATGCACGAACAATAAAAAGTTGCCGAAAATATTTATCAATGAAATATAACAGCATGCACTGAAGACAATTGACATACATTTGCAGGACCAGTTCTTTATtctaaaagaagagagagagagacagagaaaaagaaacaagaaaattAACCATAAACATGCCCTAAGGTCTGGCACACAGTACAGTTTACATTTTTGTGCCATATGTGTGGTGGCCACGCTATAAAACATTTTGCAGGAACAAAAAGATGATGAAAAACATTCTTCTGCTTCCCTGTAACACAGGATCACCTAAAATGGCATGTCCCATGCCATGTACAATACACACTAGAGCAATGTGAGCATGTGTATCTTTACACAAATCTGATGTCTGCATGTAACTGCCAACCCCTGTATATGCCTGTGATTAGGCTAAATTGGATGATATCTGCAGATCAGGAGTACTGATACAATTAGATTGTTTTTCACTTGCAAGCCGGAGCAGATAACTGATGACCATGTCTTTAGCTTTGTTGGTTTCCATATTTTGTTCTCGTGAAAGCTGCATACTGATCTGCTGCACATTGTTCATGATGAGCTCTGAGGCCATAATATGAGCAGATGTACTGCAGCTCATGTCCATCATGTACTGCTTGTAGAGTTCAATGACTTTCCTCTCCAAGTATTCATTGAGTATGGAATTGGACAAGGGTTGCTCTTGGTTCATGATGCTCTTGTCTTTAGTGCTGCTCACTTTCCAGCAGGAGGACTCGTGCTTAGAAAGCTTACGCGGCAAATCATTTGTTGCTACACATAGAGAATCCATAGCTGAGGGAATCTGAGAAGATTGAAGAAATGGCCCTTCACCAAATTCTAAGCTGGGTTCACAAGTGAAGTCAGTCATTACTGAGTTTATAGCCATAACCTGATCCCCAGCTACATGCAAGTCATTATAGTCTCTACAGATATTTTTACAGGATGATGGCACCAGATATGTATCTTTATTAGACTGTGAGTTTGCATTTACACTGCCAGGGAATGATTTATCAGTTTCATATACAGGATTTTCCGTTTCTTGCAACAACTGTGTCTCCATGGCACTTTGGGTAGTATCTTTCCCCTGTGTTTCTGGAGCTTTTTGTTCAACCGACCCATATCTCCTAAAAACTCTTCTGCTTCCTGTCTCATATGCAACTGTATAATTTAGAGTGCACACCCCGGCCAGTTCTTTTCTTTCTCTAGTCACCGTCACCTTCTCTGAATGCAGTTTTGCTATGCCATCTTCATACCATGACTGAATTTTGCAGAGGTATCCCTCAGATAGCATATCTGCAAGGAAGAAATAGGATTCATAAAACTCagcaatacacaataaaaaaagagTCAACTAAAAAGTTCTGTTATTTCTTAATTACATCTAAAACACCTGTCTGCTTTTATGGTAATTGTTAGGAGCTTAAAATCCCATCTTGCTCACACAGACATCTAAACCACCATATTTAAATATGTACAGCGTACAGTTTTGTATCCATCTAAATGCAGCACTTTGAATCCATCAGCCAGAAAGATGTTATAAAAACtaaatcatataaataaatattGCCCAGCAAGTCAATTTCTGATGTCAGTTTTTAAGCACTAGAGAGGAAAAAGATTTgtgggtacttatttcagatgattaatTGAAATTCATTAAGTCGTTTCatttattcgttttctaatgaattccaaattttcagaaggaTTAGAATTCAGATTGGTCGTAAAATTATCAaaccgattcgaattctgtgtgaagaatagttggttgttaagcagtgggccgggaagccggccgccgcgtccttaacaactgatgatttTTCAGCTGtcagaaacaaaactaaactaaattagTGACGTAACAAATATATCGAAAATGGaatacatttttccattctgcacatgtgtaGGAAGAAGGAGggcctgattcccctatatagatcttttgtGAGACCTTGTTTAGAATACTGGGGTTTTTTTACGAAAGAAGAATAGactttgcactgcaattgcacttggaggtgcagtcgctgtaaatccgaggaggacatgcaaggagaataaaaaacagcattttagcttgcacatgattggattataaaaccaacagagcttcccctcatttcagatctacccctcagaattacagcgactgcacttccaagtgcacttgcagtgcacttgtagtgcaaagtgcatttgcctttcgtaaataacccccactgtgtccagttctggaaacctcacttacagaaaaaaagatagaacgagtccagagataaaacatatcaagagcgacTTAGGACAGAACTTAATATGTATAGCCTGGAGAAAAGTAGGGAAAAAGGAGACataactgaaacctttaaatacaagGGGGTGAATGAGGTTCAGGAGGACAGTTTttgcaatatgaaaccaaaatcaagaacatggtgacatgacctcaaactaactggaggatgGTTCAAAACtagtcttagaaagtattattttactgaaagggtagttgatgtttggaatagacttccagcagaggtagtgagagaGTCaccagtaaatggcttcaaacatgcttggaacaAACACAGATCTATACTCTGACAAAAAAAAGTTGacggaaaaaaaaaagtacaaaacgtacagtggggaaaataattatttgatcccctgtagattttttaagtttgcccacttgcaaataaatgaagggtcattcatttttattacaggtgtactttaaatgatatagacagaatatcaactagaaatccagaaaaaaaacacatgatacaaatgttataaattgagttgcagtgagtaaaataagtttttgatccccaagcaaaacatgacttagtacttggagaaacccttgtaggcaagcacagaggtaagacgtttcttgtagttggataccaggtttgcacacatctcaggaggcattttGGGCCACTCTTCTATACAgagcttctctaaatccttaaggtttcttggctgtcgcttggcaacttgaagttccAGCTCCCcccatatattttctataggattaaggtctggagactgacaaggccactctatgaccttaatgtgcttcttcttgaaccactcctttgttgccttggcggtatgttttgggtcattgtcatgctggaagacccatccacgactcatcttcagtgttctggctgagggaagaacgTTCTCAACCAGGATTTTAATAAACATGGCCCCTCCATTGGCACCTCAATGGAGCAAAGTCCACCTATACCttaagcagagaaacagccccaaggcataatgtttccacctccgtgcttgattgTAGGaatggtgtttttagggtcatagtcagcatttttcttcctccaaacatggcgagtcgaggTAATGCCAAGGAGCTCAGTTTTGGCTtcatctgaccatagcactttttcCCAATCCTTCCCTGAATCAGTTAGatattcattggcaaacttcagatgggcctgtacatgtgccttcttgaggagggggaccttgcgggcgctgcaggatttcaattgatggcggcatattgtgttaccaatggtttgtttggtgac
This window contains:
- the TASL gene encoding TLR adapter interacting with SLC15A4 on the lysosome isoform X2, with protein sequence MLSEGYLCKIQSWYEDGIAKLHSEKVTVTRERKELAGVCTLNYTVAYETGSRRVFRRYGSVEQKAPETQGKDTTQSAMETQLLQETENPVYETDKSFPGSVNANSQSNKDTYLVPSSCKNICRDYNDLHVAGDQVMAINSVMTDFTCEPSLEFGEGPFLQSSQIPSAMDSLCVATNDLPRKLSKHESSCWKVSSTKDKSIMNQEQPLSNSILNEYLERKVIELYKQYMMDMSCSTSAHIMASELIMNNVQQISMQLSREQNMETNKAKDMVISYLLRLASEKQSNCISTPDLQISSNLA
- the TASL gene encoding TLR adapter interacting with SLC15A4 on the lysosome isoform X1, whose protein sequence is MKTAAAGSFVCQRCLIFQPGPVDMLSEGYLCKIQSWYEDGIAKLHSEKVTVTRERKELAGVCTLNYTVAYETGSRRVFRRYGSVEQKAPETQGKDTTQSAMETQLLQETENPVYETDKSFPGSVNANSQSNKDTYLVPSSCKNICRDYNDLHVAGDQVMAINSVMTDFTCEPSLEFGEGPFLQSSQIPSAMDSLCVATNDLPRKLSKHESSCWKVSSTKDKSIMNQEQPLSNSILNEYLERKVIELYKQYMMDMSCSTSAHIMASELIMNNVQQISMQLSREQNMETNKAKDMVISYLLRLASEKQSNCISTPDLQISSNLA